Proteins from a single region of Punica granatum isolate Tunisia-2019 chromosome 8, ASM765513v2, whole genome shotgun sequence:
- the LOC116188335 gene encoding uncharacterized protein LOC116188335, translated as MDQDPTSHGDDPDHGLLQDPDDAELETVSLCDLPLYSDEYECERHQFSSSLEIDHGDPFEFSSEDLSASWSKMCMAENIIFCGRLIHYGREPPSLSGGPSEAQGKVGGVPQPQKKKWKLFKRRLSLFRKHRHCSSKSHDVRFSDRSGAKKEHRSTRLECSPSEKYSRYVPEKCMDKYGFSMRRLPAQSGRVKCRWYLLMFGSARFPMEMELQDMKTRQSRRNLYSTFQSFSTDGGNIIGSGNCDGKGNRNRGLWRLLRALSCSSDRQCGSAAITKLS; from the exons ATGGATCAAGATCCCACTTCTCATGGTGATGATCCTGATCATGGTCTTCTGCAGGACCCGGATGATGCAGAGCTGGAGACAGTCTCCCTCTGTGATCTCCCACTGTACAGCGACGAATACGAATGCGAACGACATCAGTTCAGCTCGTCCCTGGAGATCGATCACGGGGATCCCTTCGAGTTCTCTAGTGAAGACCTGTCTGCCTCGTGGAGTAAAATGTGCATGGCGGAGAACATAATCTTCTGTGGCAGGCTCATCCATTATGGGCGAGAACCACCCTCTTTGAGTGGAGGACCTTCCGAAGCACagggcaaggtcggcggcgtCCCCCAGCCCCAGAAGAAGAAATGGAAGCTCTTCAAGAGGAGATTAAGCCTGTTCAGAAAACACAGGCATTGCTCTTCTAAGTCCCATGATGTGAGGTTCAGTGACAGGAGTGGTGCCAAGAAGGAACATCGATCAACCCGGTTAGAATGCTCGCCTTCGGAAAAATACAGCAG ATATGTTCCTGAGAAGTGCATGGACAAGTACGGTTTCTCGATGAGAAGACTACCAGCACAGTCGGGTCGGGTCAAGTGCAGATGGTACCTCCTCATGTTCGGGTCAGCAAGGTTCCCGATGGAGATGGAGTTACAGGACATGAAGACGCGGCAGAGCCGGAGGAATCTCTATTCGACGTTCCAATCATTCAGCACTGATGGGGGCAATATCATTGGGAGTGGAAACTGTGATGGGAAGGGAAACCGGAACCGAGGACTGTGGCGGCTGCTCAGGGCCTTGAGTTGCAGTAGCGATCGGCAATGCGGGAGTGCTGCCATTACAAAATTATCATAG